The following are from one region of the Rissa tridactyla isolate bRisTri1 chromosome 10, bRisTri1.patW.cur.20221130, whole genome shotgun sequence genome:
- the CHST13 gene encoding carbohydrate sulfotransferase 13 isoform X1 — MRRSRAPRLALAACLGSFLLIVFYFQSSLNPAAEDGVMRSTWQGKAGRSPLQALYESDQFEQSSLQAVHQQRRELLSNICNRYTRKRRLLRPDDLRHLVVDDTHGLLYCYVPKVACTNWKRVMMVLTGQGKYRDPLEIPANEAHVSSNLRTLSEYSIPEINHRLRSYLKFIFVREPFERLVSAYRNKFTRSYNTAFHKRYGTKIIRRHRQEPSDKALERGDDVRFEEFVYYLLDPRTQREEPFNEHWERVHSLCHPCIVHYDVVGKYETLAEDANYILQLVGADTSVKFPSSSKTTRTTDDMTAQFFQDISPFYQRRLFNLYKMDYLLFNYSIPSYLRIR, encoded by the exons ATGCGGCGGAGCCGGGCGCCGCGGCTGGCGCTGGCCGCCTGCCTGGGCTCGTTCCTGCTGATCGTCTTCTACTTCCAGAGCAGCCTCAACCCAG CCGCAGAAGATGGGGTTATGAGATCCACCTGGCAGGGGAAAGCCGGTCGCAGCCCACTCCAGGCCCTGTACGAGAGTGACCAG tTTGAGCAGTCATCACTGCAGGCGGTTCACCAGCAGAGACGTGAGCTGTTGAGCAACATCTGCAACCGTTACACCCGCAAGCGGCGTCTCCTGCGGCCGGATGACTTGCGGCACTTGGTGGTGGATGACACGCATGGGCTGCTCTACTGCTACGTGCCCAAAGTGGCCTGCACTAACTGGAAGCGGGTAATGATGGTCCTGACGGGGCAAGGCAAGTACCGGGACCCACTGGAAATCCCCGCCAATGAGGCCCACGTCTCATCCAACCTGCGCACCCTCTCCGAGTACAGCATCCCCGAGATCAACCACCGCCTGCGCAGCTACCTCAAGTTCATCTTCGTGCGGGAGCCCTTTGAGCGCTTGGTCTCGGCGTACCGCAACAAGTTCACCCGCAGCTACAACACAGCCTTCCACAAGCGCTACGGGACCAAGAtcattcggcgacaccggcaggAGCCCAGTGACAAGGCCCTGGAGCGCGGGGATGATGTGCGCTTCGAGGAGTTCGTCTACTACCTGCTGGATCCACGGACGCAGCGGGAGGAGCCCTTCAATGAGCACTGGGAGCGGGTGCACTCGCTCTGCCACCCCTGCATCGTCCACTACGATGTGGTGGGCAAGTATGAGACCTTGGCTGAAGACGCCAACTACATCCTCCAGCTTGTTGGGGCTGACACAAGCGTCAAGTTCCCATCTTCATCCAAGACCACCAGGACGACGGACGACATGACGGCCCAGTTCTTCCAGGACATTAGCCCCTTCTACCAAAGGAGACTCTTTAATTTATACAAAATGGACTACTTGCTCTTCAATTACTCCATCCCCTCGTACCTCCGCATCCgatga
- the CHST13 gene encoding carbohydrate sulfotransferase 13 isoform X2, giving the protein MRSTWQGKAGRSPLQALYESDQFEQSSLQAVHQQRRELLSNICNRYTRKRRLLRPDDLRHLVVDDTHGLLYCYVPKVACTNWKRVMMVLTGQGKYRDPLEIPANEAHVSSNLRTLSEYSIPEINHRLRSYLKFIFVREPFERLVSAYRNKFTRSYNTAFHKRYGTKIIRRHRQEPSDKALERGDDVRFEEFVYYLLDPRTQREEPFNEHWERVHSLCHPCIVHYDVVGKYETLAEDANYILQLVGADTSVKFPSSSKTTRTTDDMTAQFFQDISPFYQRRLFNLYKMDYLLFNYSIPSYLRIR; this is encoded by the exons ATGAGATCCACCTGGCAGGGGAAAGCCGGTCGCAGCCCACTCCAGGCCCTGTACGAGAGTGACCAG tTTGAGCAGTCATCACTGCAGGCGGTTCACCAGCAGAGACGTGAGCTGTTGAGCAACATCTGCAACCGTTACACCCGCAAGCGGCGTCTCCTGCGGCCGGATGACTTGCGGCACTTGGTGGTGGATGACACGCATGGGCTGCTCTACTGCTACGTGCCCAAAGTGGCCTGCACTAACTGGAAGCGGGTAATGATGGTCCTGACGGGGCAAGGCAAGTACCGGGACCCACTGGAAATCCCCGCCAATGAGGCCCACGTCTCATCCAACCTGCGCACCCTCTCCGAGTACAGCATCCCCGAGATCAACCACCGCCTGCGCAGCTACCTCAAGTTCATCTTCGTGCGGGAGCCCTTTGAGCGCTTGGTCTCGGCGTACCGCAACAAGTTCACCCGCAGCTACAACACAGCCTTCCACAAGCGCTACGGGACCAAGAtcattcggcgacaccggcaggAGCCCAGTGACAAGGCCCTGGAGCGCGGGGATGATGTGCGCTTCGAGGAGTTCGTCTACTACCTGCTGGATCCACGGACGCAGCGGGAGGAGCCCTTCAATGAGCACTGGGAGCGGGTGCACTCGCTCTGCCACCCCTGCATCGTCCACTACGATGTGGTGGGCAAGTATGAGACCTTGGCTGAAGACGCCAACTACATCCTCCAGCTTGTTGGGGCTGACACAAGCGTCAAGTTCCCATCTTCATCCAAGACCACCAGGACGACGGACGACATGACGGCCCAGTTCTTCCAGGACATTAGCCCCTTCTACCAAAGGAGACTCTTTAATTTATACAAAATGGACTACTTGCTCTTCAATTACTCCATCCCCTCGTACCTCCGCATCCgatga